From a region of the Fuerstiella sp. genome:
- a CDS encoding TolC family protein yields the protein MFAKYVSDREAALRFTQTLVTSAVGMCALFLSGCAREHYRLQADHEVACLIEEKSNDARWGLRNFNIDVDHRSRYADMYDPDHPPMPPDDPTAHRLMHCLDGKKHWDKWHANGNITDLENPYWKQYLDSATVRNEQGEMLFTLEDSVKLALIHSPDWQEQLETLYFSALDVSSERFRYDVQFFGGTGISSTHLGRKRPGGESNLLAINTDSGFSPATFNRRMATGGQLLVDFANSFTWEFFGPDSSTAQSTLGFTFLQPLLRAGGREFELERLTIAERALLGNLRSLQRYRQGFFTRVAIGDLGVSGPQRRGGFQGGTGLTGFSGQGQGGFGGVGDATGFGRAFGGGGGGTGGADGGAGFAGGGAGTVGGFMGLLQQIQQIRNTEDSLNAQLQTLALLESNLEAGLIDIAQVDQFRQNIETERANLLQSLNAFATTQDRFKRTTLGLPPNLELTPDDTIIRQFQLIAPELTELQTQITAYIGNFGELPERPADEQLKSAFTQVRRFVKLVGEHLEQLPSELQALDQVVPERSPTLRGKELRQLKGLRERLETELVSLQDRLLQTGSQLEKLASSLTEDRRETVADGVVEVLNEVGAILGEGSLVQARTRLEMIMVDPIDLTSETALEIARTNRLDWMNNRAALVDSWRLIEFNANALKSDLSIRFDGDMSTRRSNPVKFDGQTGSLSASVRLDPPLTRLLERNSFRQQLVEYQQARRQMIQFEDQIMQNTRDLIRGLKQLYNNLEIQRRAVAIAIRRVDQTREALNQPVPPAEPGQLPQSFGPTLAQNLLFALSDLRNSQNNLMSVWLNYHATRMQLYRELGIMQIDAGGLWIDVPIHELLSPAEAAGENQQLPPAVPHQWLPPERQHADSEQASTGKVQQDPEFMQNNSRTGSSAGESRQAMNGRAGRQIARRVFESEYRTTALSENTPEADIMPGSSGNRGQMGFREDLNLSLSTTSGTK from the coding sequence ATGTTCGCGAAATATGTATCTGATCGTGAGGCAGCGCTGCGTTTTACGCAGACCTTGGTCACGAGTGCTGTGGGTATGTGTGCACTGTTCCTGTCGGGTTGTGCCCGAGAGCATTATCGTCTGCAGGCAGATCATGAAGTCGCATGCCTGATTGAAGAAAAGTCGAACGACGCTCGCTGGGGGCTGCGCAATTTCAACATCGATGTCGACCACAGAAGTCGCTATGCCGACATGTACGACCCTGATCACCCACCGATGCCTCCCGATGATCCGACAGCCCATCGGCTGATGCACTGCCTCGACGGGAAGAAACACTGGGACAAATGGCACGCCAACGGCAACATCACTGATCTGGAAAATCCCTACTGGAAACAGTACCTCGACAGTGCGACCGTTCGTAATGAACAGGGTGAGATGTTGTTCACGCTGGAAGATTCGGTGAAACTGGCACTGATCCATTCTCCTGACTGGCAGGAACAGCTGGAAACACTTTATTTTTCGGCTCTGGATGTCAGTTCGGAACGATTCCGGTACGACGTGCAGTTCTTTGGCGGAACAGGAATCAGCTCCACACATCTCGGCAGGAAACGTCCAGGCGGAGAAAGTAACCTTCTGGCAATTAACACAGATTCGGGTTTCAGTCCTGCCACGTTCAATCGTCGAATGGCGACCGGCGGACAGCTCCTCGTCGATTTTGCAAATTCATTTACGTGGGAATTTTTCGGACCGGATTCCAGTACCGCACAATCAACCCTTGGTTTCACGTTTTTACAGCCACTTTTAAGGGCCGGAGGACGAGAGTTTGAGCTCGAACGACTGACGATTGCTGAACGAGCGTTACTGGGCAATCTCAGGTCACTGCAGCGATATCGTCAGGGATTTTTCACCCGAGTGGCCATCGGTGATTTGGGTGTCAGCGGGCCGCAGCGACGAGGCGGCTTTCAGGGAGGAACCGGGCTCACCGGATTTTCCGGCCAGGGACAAGGCGGTTTCGGCGGCGTCGGCGATGCAACAGGGTTCGGTCGCGCATTCGGAGGAGGAGGCGGGGGCACCGGAGGAGCTGACGGCGGGGCCGGATTCGCCGGTGGTGGGGCCGGAACAGTTGGAGGATTTATGGGATTGCTTCAGCAGATTCAGCAGATTCGTAACACGGAAGACAGCCTGAATGCCCAACTCCAGACCCTGGCGCTGCTGGAATCCAACCTGGAAGCAGGCCTGATTGATATTGCGCAGGTGGATCAGTTCCGCCAAAATATTGAAACCGAACGCGCCAATCTGCTTCAGTCACTCAACGCCTTTGCGACCACGCAGGACCGATTCAAACGCACCACACTGGGATTGCCGCCGAATCTGGAACTGACGCCGGACGATACGATCATCCGTCAGTTTCAGCTCATTGCTCCTGAGCTGACTGAGCTGCAGACACAAATCACCGCCTATATCGGAAACTTTGGAGAATTGCCGGAACGTCCGGCTGACGAGCAGCTGAAGTCCGCATTTACCCAGGTCCGCAGATTTGTGAAACTCGTGGGTGAGCACCTGGAACAACTGCCGTCAGAACTTCAGGCTCTCGATCAGGTGGTTCCGGAACGGAGCCCGACTCTACGTGGTAAAGAACTTCGGCAACTCAAAGGCCTGCGAGAGAGGCTGGAGACCGAACTTGTGTCACTTCAGGATCGGCTGCTGCAGACCGGTTCGCAGCTCGAGAAACTGGCATCCAGCCTGACGGAAGACCGTCGTGAGACCGTCGCTGACGGCGTTGTGGAAGTTCTGAACGAAGTTGGTGCCATTCTTGGTGAAGGATCCCTGGTTCAGGCACGCACTCGTCTGGAAATGATCATGGTTGATCCGATTGATCTGACATCGGAAACGGCACTGGAAATCGCCCGCACCAACCGACTGGACTGGATGAATAACCGGGCAGCACTCGTCGATTCATGGCGACTGATCGAGTTTAATGCCAACGCATTGAAATCTGATCTGAGTATTCGGTTCGACGGTGACATGAGTACACGTCGAAGCAACCCGGTGAAATTCGACGGACAAACGGGATCTCTAAGTGCGTCAGTACGTCTGGATCCGCCTCTGACCCGACTGCTGGAACGCAATAGTTTCCGACAGCAGTTGGTGGAATATCAGCAGGCCAGAAGACAGATGATCCAGTTTGAAGATCAAATCATGCAAAACACTCGGGATTTGATCCGTGGCCTCAAACAGTTGTACAACAATCTGGAAATTCAGCGTCGCGCTGTGGCGATCGCGATTCGTCGCGTTGATCAGACCCGCGAGGCACTGAATCAGCCAGTGCCACCCGCCGAACCCGGGCAGCTTCCACAGTCGTTTGGTCCAACGCTCGCACAAAATCTTTTGTTCGCACTCTCCGACCTTCGAAATTCACAAAACAATCTGATGAGTGTGTGGCTCAACTACCACGCAACCCGGATGCAGCTCTACCGAGAACTCGGAATCATGCAGATCGACGCCGGTGGATTATGGATTGACGTACCGATTCATGAACTCCTGTCGCCTGCTGAAGCAGCAGGCGAGAATCAGCAACTGCCGCCGGCGGTCCCGCATCAGTGGCTCCCGCCGGAACGTCAACATGCGGACAGTGAACAGGCCTCCACAGGAAAAGTTCAACAGGATCCGGAGTTCATGCAGAACAACAGCCGTACAGGTTCTTCTGCTGGCGAATCCCGCCAGGCGATGAACGGGAGAGCAGGAAGGCAAATTGCCCGTCGCGTTTTCGAATCCGAATATCGAACGACTGCACTGTCAGAAAACACACCTGAAGCAGATATAATGCCGGGCTCATCAGGCAACCGAGGTCAGATGGGATTCCGGGAAGATCTCAATTTGTCGCTGTCCACAACGTCCGGAACCAAATGA
- a CDS encoding OB-fold domain-containing protein produces the protein MEWTEMKGTGRLVAATCISVPPPALEEEGYGRTNPCCTGVVQLDENVRVVARIEGVNTQDPKSISTGMPVEIVFHDAKAVSSAKSVVTFRPRSMPDERENR, from the coding sequence ATGGAATGGACAGAAATGAAAGGAACCGGAAGGCTGGTGGCAGCGACCTGCATCTCTGTTCCGCCCCCGGCACTCGAAGAAGAAGGCTACGGCCGAACGAATCCCTGTTGCACGGGTGTTGTGCAACTCGATGAAAACGTTCGTGTTGTTGCCCGGATTGAAGGTGTCAACACACAGGACCCAAAATCAATTTCCACTGGTATGCCTGTGGAAATCGTGTTTCACGATGCAAAGGCGGTATCCAGTGCCAAATCGGTTGTGACCTTCCGGCCGCGCTCGATGCCAGACGAAAGAGAGAACCGCTGA
- a CDS encoding long-chain fatty acid--CoA ligase: MNIGKFLTRSARSIPQNPAIIHGSKMWTYAEFNERVNRLAGALAGLGVSKGDHVALLMYNGPQMLEAMFACFKAGFGAVPINFRLHPNEFTFIIDQSESKVVVATEQFNLALKQRQNQMSTVRHFITTSGAEEGLLDYETVLSESVSEFEDVDLAPDDVAWLFYTSGTTGQPKGAMLTQRNLTAMTMNCLADMCPGCGPDDVTLHAAPLSHGSGLYAVPNVARAATHVIPDSTSFDPAGVLRLIEQHRVTNIFVAPTMLKRLIDCPELDHCDLSSLKSVIYGGAPMLAEDLTTAIAKLGPCLVQLYGQGESPMTITYLPHRDHVVDGDHDQNRRLASVGIPRTDVEVAVVDENGHPLPSGSSGEIVTRSDMVMKGYWQNTEATAASLKNGWLYTGDIGCFDEYGYLFLMDRSKDMIISGGENIYPREIEEVLVRHPAVREVAVIGVPDPEWGESVKAVVSTTSGNSVTGQELIDFCRQHVSSYKKPRSVDFVDEIPRNNYGKMMKRVLREKYTRKT; the protein is encoded by the coding sequence ATGAATATCGGAAAGTTCCTGACCCGGTCCGCCCGCAGTATTCCGCAGAATCCAGCCATCATACACGGCTCAAAGATGTGGACCTACGCGGAGTTCAATGAACGTGTCAATCGACTCGCCGGTGCACTGGCCGGACTGGGGGTATCCAAAGGCGATCATGTTGCACTGCTGATGTACAACGGACCACAAATGCTTGAAGCGATGTTTGCCTGTTTCAAAGCCGGATTCGGCGCCGTACCAATCAATTTTCGACTGCACCCAAATGAATTCACGTTCATTATTGATCAGTCGGAATCAAAAGTTGTTGTGGCCACGGAACAGTTCAATCTGGCGCTGAAACAACGTCAAAATCAAATGTCAACGGTGCGTCACTTCATTACGACTTCCGGCGCGGAAGAAGGATTACTGGACTACGAAACAGTACTTTCCGAATCGGTATCTGAATTTGAGGACGTCGATCTGGCACCGGACGATGTGGCCTGGCTGTTTTATACATCGGGAACAACCGGCCAGCCCAAAGGAGCGATGCTGACCCAACGTAATCTCACGGCGATGACGATGAACTGTCTGGCCGACATGTGTCCTGGCTGCGGTCCGGATGACGTCACGCTGCACGCCGCGCCGCTGTCCCACGGCAGCGGTCTGTATGCTGTTCCCAATGTCGCCAGGGCTGCTACTCACGTGATTCCCGACAGTACATCATTCGACCCGGCCGGTGTGCTGCGTCTGATCGAACAGCATCGTGTCACGAATATCTTCGTGGCTCCAACCATGCTGAAACGACTGATTGACTGTCCGGAACTCGACCATTGCGATTTAAGTTCCCTGAAATCCGTGATCTACGGTGGCGCGCCCATGCTGGCGGAGGATCTGACAACTGCCATCGCAAAGCTTGGACCGTGCCTGGTTCAGCTGTACGGCCAGGGAGAATCGCCGATGACCATCACGTACCTGCCGCACCGGGACCACGTTGTAGACGGCGATCACGATCAGAACAGGCGTCTGGCTTCTGTGGGGATCCCGCGAACCGATGTTGAAGTGGCTGTTGTCGATGAAAACGGCCACCCGCTGCCGTCCGGATCCAGCGGCGAAATTGTGACACGTTCGGACATGGTGATGAAGGGTTACTGGCAAAACACCGAGGCAACAGCAGCCTCGCTGAAGAACGGATGGCTGTACACGGGTGATATCGGCTGTTTTGACGAATACGGATATCTGTTCCTGATGGACCGCTCAAAAGACATGATCATCAGCGGTGGCGAAAATATTTATCCTCGTGAAATTGAAGAAGTGCTGGTACGGCATCCGGCTGTTCGGGAAGTGGCCGTGATTGGCGTGCCCGATCCCGAGTGGGGTGAGTCCGTCAAGGCCGTTGTGTCGACGACCTCCGGAAACTCAGTGACAGGTCAGGAGCTGATTGACTTTTGTCGCCAACATGTCTCCAGCTACAAGAAGCCGCGATCTGTCGATTTCGTTGACGAGATCCCCCGGAATAATTACGGGAAGATGATGAAGCGTGTGCTTCGCGAGAAATACACACGTAAAACATGA
- a CDS encoding mannonate dehydratase: MINLQELPMRVGMGQFDEVCSERLQFIKQCGCNDFLLNTPKFPGSERWEYEDIAKAVQSANDAGLRLMAIENVPATFYDRIMLGQPGREKQLDNMVHTVRNLGRAGVPALGYHFMPGGVWRTADDTPVGGGALATSFDYEKAKSVRPGEETSFSVYATIPIDREYTDADIWDNYCWYMERILPVCEESGVQMALHPDDPPIRSLGGVARIFGNFENFRRAMDTFNSPVHGLDFCHGCWSEMRAGEGVLDAIQYFGERGKIFYVHFRDVQGPAECFTECLLDEGNCDPVETIRALRQVDFNGFLIPDHVPRMVGDTDWCHRARAWTVGYIKALIAAIDS, encoded by the coding sequence ATGATTAACCTCCAGGAACTTCCCATGAGAGTCGGAATGGGACAATTCGATGAGGTGTGCAGCGAACGGTTGCAGTTTATCAAACAGTGCGGCTGCAATGACTTTCTGTTGAACACCCCGAAGTTTCCCGGTTCGGAACGCTGGGAATACGAAGACATTGCCAAGGCCGTACAGAGTGCGAACGACGCCGGTTTACGACTGATGGCAATTGAAAACGTACCAGCCACGTTTTACGACAGGATCATGCTCGGCCAACCCGGTCGGGAAAAACAACTCGACAACATGGTCCACACGGTGCGTAATCTGGGTCGAGCGGGTGTTCCTGCCCTCGGTTATCACTTCATGCCGGGCGGCGTCTGGCGAACCGCAGACGATACACCAGTCGGGGGCGGGGCGCTGGCCACTTCGTTCGATTACGAAAAAGCAAAGTCGGTTCGACCAGGCGAAGAAACAAGCTTCAGTGTTTATGCGACGATACCGATTGATCGAGAGTACACAGATGCAGACATCTGGGACAACTACTGCTGGTACATGGAACGAATTCTCCCGGTTTGCGAAGAATCGGGAGTGCAAATGGCATTACACCCCGATGATCCACCAATCAGAAGCTTAGGCGGAGTCGCCCGAATTTTTGGAAATTTTGAAAATTTTCGACGAGCAATGGACACGTTCAACAGTCCCGTGCATGGACTTGATTTTTGCCACGGTTGCTGGTCCGAAATGCGAGCCGGCGAAGGAGTGCTGGATGCGATTCAGTATTTCGGCGAGCGTGGTAAAATATTTTACGTACATTTTAGAGACGTCCAGGGGCCGGCAGAGTGTTTTACTGAATGTCTGCTGGACGAAGGGAACTGCGATCCTGTCGAAACGATTCGCGCACTCAGACAGGTCGATTTTAACGGCTTTCTGATCCCGGATCATGTACCGCGAATGGTTGGCGATACTGACTGGTGTCACCGGGCCCGCGCCTGGACTGTCGGTTACATCAAGGCATTGATTGCCGCCATCGACAGCTAA
- a CDS encoding rod shape-determining protein, which yields MLSWMRQKFSSDLAIDLGTTSTQIGLPGEGIRLDEPSVVAVPSGSRQVAGKGAAVGKLAHQMLGRTPKSITAVRPLRHGVISDFQLTESMLRYFIGKAARQKMGMKPRVVVAVPGGITAVEKRAVFNSLERAGAGRIWLIEESRAAGIGAGLPVSEPLASMVCDIGGGTTEVAVMSLGDIVASRSIRVAGDAMDAAIVQYLRRQYSLRTGEHSAEQLKRHIGSAAPLDHEVSREISGLDTASGVPRKAVVTSEEVREALQEPLEQIVDSVRATIESSQPELVADLADTGMVLAGGGSLLRGIDRYLNQRLGLPVRIAESPRTTVTRGAMICLEHLDRWSDRLDSGA from the coding sequence ATGCTCAGCTGGATGCGACAAAAATTTTCCTCGGATTTAGCGATCGATCTGGGGACGACTTCAACTCAGATTGGCCTGCCGGGCGAAGGGATCCGACTGGACGAACCGTCTGTGGTTGCGGTGCCTTCCGGCTCACGCCAGGTGGCCGGTAAGGGGGCTGCCGTTGGCAAGCTGGCTCATCAAATGCTGGGACGCACCCCGAAAAGTATCACCGCTGTACGTCCCCTGCGCCACGGCGTCATTAGTGATTTCCAGCTCACCGAATCTATGCTGCGGTATTTCATTGGCAAGGCAGCTCGCCAAAAAATGGGGATGAAGCCTCGAGTTGTTGTTGCTGTTCCCGGCGGAATCACTGCTGTGGAAAAGCGTGCCGTCTTCAACAGCCTGGAGCGTGCCGGAGCCGGACGAATCTGGCTGATCGAAGAATCACGTGCAGCAGGAATTGGTGCGGGACTGCCGGTGTCTGAACCTCTGGCCAGTATGGTCTGTGACATTGGAGGAGGAACCACAGAAGTTGCAGTCATGAGTCTGGGAGATATCGTGGCAAGTCGCTCGATCCGCGTCGCAGGAGACGCCATGGACGCTGCTATCGTCCAGTATCTGCGCCGTCAGTATTCCCTACGCACGGGAGAACATTCGGCCGAACAACTCAAGCGGCATATCGGAAGCGCGGCTCCGCTCGATCACGAAGTCAGTCGAGAAATCAGCGGACTGGATACGGCCAGTGGAGTGCCGCGGAAAGCCGTAGTAACCAGCGAAGAAGTGCGGGAGGCGTTGCAGGAACCACTTGAACAAATCGTTGATTCCGTTCGTGCCACGATAGAAAGCTCGCAGCCCGAACTGGTTGCAGATCTGGCTGATACCGGAATGGTTCTGGCTGGCGGCGGATCACTTCTCCGGGGAATCGATCGGTATTTGAACCAAAGACTTGGACTTCCTGTCCGAATTGCGGAGTCTCCCCGAACCACAGTGACGCGTGGAGCCATGATCTGTCTGGAACATCTCGACCGCTGGAGCGATCGACTGGACAGTGGAGCTTAA
- a CDS encoding rhomboid family intramembrane serine protease has protein sequence MRELTAFQDKKNAGRLAAYLMTQSIAAQVEEEQGQWIIWVINDDDRETARQILEDFRADPQDSRYDTAVGQAKQLARQETAVQKKIQRRQIDMTKRWSGHWWYAHPATTLLITISVLVAVVCTDWQRMEPGMLGFPALCTNQDSVLLRHLYVAHMEIVDYDGTRMIQYETPWNAVLRGEVWRPITPIFLHFGVLHLLFNMMWMKQLASSVESVKGTRRFLVLVFLIALISNLAEFYWSGPTFGGMSGVVFGMIGYVWMQGKTQPHQGLGLPQETLVFAVLWLFLCMGGAFGPIANAAHLAGFAAGILLGAWQTLWKSGIQRQR, from the coding sequence ATGCGCGAACTCACAGCTTTTCAAGACAAAAAAAATGCCGGGCGACTTGCCGCCTATCTGATGACGCAGTCGATCGCGGCTCAGGTCGAAGAAGAGCAGGGTCAGTGGATCATCTGGGTGATCAACGACGATGATCGTGAGACTGCGCGGCAGATTCTGGAAGATTTCCGGGCGGATCCGCAAGACAGTCGCTACGACACGGCCGTGGGCCAGGCGAAGCAGCTGGCACGTCAGGAAACGGCCGTACAAAAGAAGATTCAGCGACGTCAGATCGATATGACAAAACGCTGGAGTGGCCACTGGTGGTACGCTCATCCGGCCACCACCCTCCTGATCACAATTTCCGTACTGGTGGCCGTTGTGTGTACAGACTGGCAACGTATGGAACCCGGCATGCTCGGGTTCCCCGCGTTGTGTACAAATCAGGATTCCGTTCTGCTGAGGCACCTGTACGTCGCTCACATGGAAATTGTTGACTACGACGGTACCCGCATGATCCAATACGAAACCCCGTGGAACGCGGTCTTACGCGGGGAAGTCTGGCGACCGATCACCCCGATTTTCCTGCACTTCGGTGTCCTGCATCTCCTGTTCAATATGATGTGGATGAAGCAATTGGCGTCTTCCGTTGAGTCTGTAAAAGGCACGCGACGCTTTCTTGTGCTGGTGTTTTTGATTGCTCTGATATCAAATCTAGCTGAATTTTACTGGTCCGGTCCAACTTTTGGGGGGATGTCGGGCGTCGTATTCGGGATGATCGGATATGTCTGGATGCAGGGTAAAACCCAGCCCCACCAGGGGTTAGGGCTCCCTCAGGAGACACTGGTCTTTGCTGTTCTGTGGCTGTTTCTATGCATGGGCGGTGCTTTCGGCCCGATTGCCAATGCAGCTCACCTAGCTGGATTTGCTGCCGGGATCCTTCTGGGAGCCTGGCAGACTCTTTGGAAATCAGGAATACAACGGCAGCGTTGA
- the fmt gene encoding methionyl-tRNA formyltransferase, translating to MSLRLVLLGTGEFALPSFRALIASEHDVVAVYTQPDRTGRGHHRHVNQVRVLGEENDIPVRQPERVNNSDVLDELRSFNADLFVVAAYGQILKPDFLAIPRLGAFNLHGSLLPRHRGAAPVQYSIWKGDCETGVTIFQIEPALDSGPVVGRVTTATGPRETSGELMQRLAEMSGPLTLEVLSRLADNTVIFEPQDSGLVTLAPKIRKEDGFIDWSQSAVEIDCQVRAMQPWPKASTWMDSGDRRLRCILVDVQPLTKTTTVEPGTIVQTEKFLTVATGSGMLQVNRIQPEGKQSMDAIAFMNGYRTATGLRFGR from the coding sequence ATGTCGCTGCGACTTGTGCTTCTGGGAACCGGTGAATTTGCGCTACCGTCATTTCGCGCACTAATCGCGTCAGAACATGATGTTGTGGCAGTCTACACCCAGCCCGATCGTACCGGCAGGGGCCATCATCGTCACGTGAACCAGGTCAGGGTGCTGGGAGAAGAAAACGACATACCGGTACGCCAGCCTGAGCGGGTCAATAATTCGGATGTGCTGGACGAACTGCGGTCTTTTAACGCCGACTTATTTGTCGTCGCAGCCTATGGTCAGATATTGAAGCCCGATTTTCTGGCGATACCCCGCCTGGGTGCATTTAATCTTCACGGCTCACTCCTGCCACGTCACCGGGGAGCCGCGCCGGTTCAGTATTCGATCTGGAAGGGCGACTGCGAGACGGGTGTCACGATATTTCAGATCGAACCGGCACTGGATTCCGGCCCCGTCGTCGGACGAGTTACCACAGCAACTGGCCCCAGAGAAACATCCGGCGAACTCATGCAGCGTCTGGCGGAGATGAGTGGTCCCCTCACTCTGGAAGTCCTCAGTCGTCTGGCCGACAACACAGTCATTTTCGAACCTCAGGACAGCGGACTGGTCACACTGGCTCCCAAGATTCGCAAGGAAGACGGATTCATCGACTGGTCACAGTCAGCAGTCGAAATCGATTGTCAGGTACGAGCGATGCAGCCCTGGCCTAAAGCGAGCACCTGGATGGATTCCGGGGACAGGAGGCTGCGTTGTATTCTGGTTGATGTGCAGCCGTTAACCAAGACAACTACTGTCGAACCAGGAACGATCGTCCAAACGGAAAAATTTCTCACGGTCGCTACCGGTTCCGGGATGCTGCAGGTCAACCGCATTCAGCCGGAAGGGAAACAATCCATGGACGCGATCGCATTCATGAATGGTTATCGGACTGCAACGGGACTCCGTTTCGGTCGTTAG
- a CDS encoding (2Fe-2S)-binding protein gives MPKINFVKEKVIADAADGDNLRSIARKNGVQLYSGPHKVFNCMGFGHCGSCNVIVKKGSDNCSRKGLLESLWKWAHPLLGLKVLSNEGKDVRLACQAKVHGDMEIETHPPVNWHGDKFWG, from the coding sequence ATGCCCAAAATCAACTTTGTTAAAGAGAAGGTGATTGCCGATGCGGCGGACGGCGACAACCTCCGATCCATTGCCAGGAAAAACGGCGTACAGCTGTATTCGGGCCCGCACAAAGTTTTCAACTGTATGGGATTCGGCCATTGCGGCAGCTGCAATGTGATTGTCAAAAAGGGTTCTGACAACTGCAGCCGGAAGGGCCTTCTGGAATCACTGTGGAAGTGGGCTCATCCGTTACTGGGACTCAAGGTCCTGAGTAATGAAGGAAAAGATGTGCGTTTGGCGTGTCAGGCCAAAGTCCACGGCGACATGGAAATCGAGACACACCCACCGGTCAACTGGCACGGTGATAAATTCTGGGGCTGA
- the atpC gene encoding ATP synthase F1 subunit epsilon — translation MADLNLVVVTPEKTVIDRTVASIRVPMFDGSAGVYPRRAPVVGRLGIGELRINGNDGSSESYFIDGGFIQVKGEQVSVLTSSVQPLSEIDRTKAQADLGAAIAEQAVGDEELAALMHRQERARKLVSLSAGS, via the coding sequence GTGGCAGATCTCAATCTGGTTGTTGTTACTCCCGAAAAGACAGTCATTGATCGCACGGTCGCGTCGATTCGAGTGCCGATGTTCGATGGCAGCGCAGGTGTTTATCCTCGTCGTGCTCCCGTGGTTGGAAGATTGGGTATTGGGGAACTCAGGATCAATGGCAACGACGGAAGTAGCGAATCTTATTTTATTGACGGGGGATTCATTCAGGTCAAGGGCGAACAGGTCTCCGTCCTGACCAGTTCGGTTCAGCCACTCAGTGAAATTGATCGTACGAAGGCACAAGCGGATCTGGGAGCTGCCATCGCCGAACAAGCCGTTGGCGATGAGGAGCTCGCTGCACTGATGCACCGCCAGGAACGAGCACGGAAGCTGGTCAGTCTCTCAGCCGGCAGCTAA